The Synergistaceae bacterium genome includes the window GCAGCGTGGTCTCCTGAGTTGATGACGAATACACAAACTTGTTGAGCTTGCTGTTCCATGACGCGTTAATGCCCTTCAGCGAGCTGAACTCGATATCAACGTTCTTGTCGATTAAGCCGTGAGCTACGTTACCGGTTACTTTCACGTTTGATGCGATTGTCTCGCCGGTGTGTGCGTTGCTTACGTCAACAGTAAATGTTGTCTCGGTTGCCTTCTGAATCGTGTTCAGTGAAAGCGCATTAAGAATGTTCTCATCGCCTGAAAGGGTGATCTCGCCCTCTTTGCCGGGAACTGCCGAGCGGATTAAGAACGTGCCTTCTACTGCCTCTGAATCTGTTGTAGCACCATTGACAAATGTTACAAATTTTGTAGCGTCGTCAACATATTGTGCCTGTCCAAGTCCCGTAGCGACTGCATTATTGAGCTTCTTTGCTACATCTCCGAGTGTGTCATATCCATAGAGCGTAACATTTGCTGTCTTGCCGTCTGCCTGATTGAGGGTGATCGTCTTCGCATCGTCAAGCATGAATACGCCCTCAGAGTTCCAGAACTTATCAAGATCGCGGAGTTTAACATCGTCTGTAGCAACTTTTCCGATATAAGCGGCATCGAAACTTGACAGTATTGTCTCATCTGCCAGAGTATTAAGTGCTCCGTTAGTATTCTTAAATGTGCTGTCAGTTGACATCTTAATGTCGCCAAGTTCAGCAACACCCGTTTTTTCATTCAGGAAATAAGACTTCAAATGAATATCAGTGTTCGATACCAAATCAGCATTAAGATTGTAATTAAGGGAATTGCCGTTGAACGGGCCGCCGTCCCATTTCTCTTCCCAGCTGCTGTCCATTATACCGTCGACTTGAATAGCCATATCAGGCGTAACATTATCGCTTTGTGCAGAAACGAAATAGACAAATTTTGCACCGTCACTAATTGCACCAATTCCGGCACTTCCAAGTGTTATTGTAGCTGAGTCTGTAGAATCGCCGCCAAATATCTGCGTCAGAGCTACACTATTTCCGCTAGAAGCTGAAAGAACGATATTATCCTGTGTGGCTGTCGTAGATACACCATTCTGAGAAAGAATGCTTGCTGTAGCCTTAAGAGTTACAGTCTGGTTAACTGCATTGACATCGGTAACCTCGAAAAGAATACTGGCGTTATCCTGAACAGCAGTCCCGGATGCATCTAATGCAAACGCATCGGTTGGAGGTACATATGTGGGAGTAGTTCCATATGCAATAGTACCTGTCGTAGGATTGCCGGAGTCTCCGCCGCCCTCATATACGATCTTGATACCTGGTGCAACTGAACCGTCATTAGTTATAGCAGTAAATGTTACTTGATCGCTATCTGCGGCAAATGTAGTTGTGAGGTTAATACCCTTCTGTCTTGCAGCTGTTATGATCTCATCTGCAACCCCTGCAAATGTACGGCCTGTATCAGAGTCGTCACCGCCGGCAAAATAAGTCCCTTGAGTGCTGCCAGTTACAGGAGATCCATTAGAACCGAAAATGTCAGCACCTGATGTTGACCAAATTTCCACGCCGTCTGTTGTCTGAACGCTAATTTTTGTAACGGGTGCAGTTGTTTGATTTAACGTTGTGCCTGTTGTTGTCGTTGTGCTGGTATATCCGCCGAGACCATAAGAACCGGTAAGTACGGGATCATCTGTCTGAAGTGCGTTACGATAAGTGAGTGTATAGCTGCCTGCTGCTACGTTATCGACAGCAACATCTTTAACGCCTGCGTCAGTATTAACGGACTTATTCATTACGACATTATCATGTTTAACTTTCATGATGTCTGACTTCTGAACTTCGCCCTGACCGGGATCTGCTTTTACGCGGATTTTGTAGTTGCCTTCAACAGAAACTTTCTGGCCGAACTGGTCAGTAGTACGGAGACCGCCGTTAATGATTGCCTTTGTCTCGTTGTCGTCGCTGCTCCAAAGTGCTGCTGCCTCGCCGTTAAGCAATTTTTTCTTGTTGAACTGGGTAGTGTTGCCGATTCTGGTGATTTCTTCGTTGAGCTGATCGATTTCAACCTGAATATAGCTTCTATCCTGTTGTGTTAAAGTGTCGTTTGCTGCCTGAACAGAAAGTTCGCGCATTCTCTGAAGTATTGAATGAGTCTCACTGAGTGCGCCTTCAGCTGTCTGAATTAAGCTGATACCGTCTTGAGTGTTGGCGACTGCTTTGTCGAGTCCTCTAATCTGTGCGCGCATTTTCTCGGATATTGCGAGTCCTGCTGCGTCGTCTGCGGCTGAATTGATACGAAGACCGCTAGAAAGTTTTGCGATTGACTTCTGCAGAGCGTTACTTGTGTTATTAACGATATTGTAACTCTGTAAAGCCGGTATATTGTGATTAATTACCATTGACATGGTTACAAACCTCCTTGTAAATTATAAAATGTCTCTTGCCTTCCATGTGTAAGAGACTGCCTAAAAATTTTTGCCTTCTCACATGATTCAGGCCTTCACTAATATGAACACTCGCGCCGGTTCTGTTAATGCTGTCTTAACCAGTGAGTCGGGCGTGCGCTTTGTTGCCTTATGCCCTGATTGCTGGGCTTTTTCCTTCTTACATTCACATTGTCGGTGCGTAGGTGAAAGGACTTTAGCGCGGGGAGAAAATTTTTTATGCTAAAATATTTCATTAGGGAGTCTTCCGTGATTTTTGCGGAATGGGATTCGCCCGGGTACATTTCCGGAGGCCTGATCTTCAGGTTGAAGGAGGTGAAAGCTGATGAGTAAAATAATAAAGCTCGTTAAGGCCGTTACAGACCTTATCCGAGCACTTGTAGCTTTTAGTCATACGTATTAGAGCTTATGCTTGAGACGGGACTTGCATTCCCGATTAAGCGGCTCTAGTTTCATTCAACGTCTGAGCTCCCCAGACGGTTTTATTATACACTATTTTATATTAACACATGATAAAATAATTTGCGGGGGAGTTCCTCGTGAAGTTTGCGAGGGAGGCCGCCGAAGGGGAAACCCTCCAATTACTGCAAAACTCGTACAGGCCATCACTGACCTAATACGAGCC containing:
- a CDS encoding flagellin; this translates as MVINHNIPALQSYNIVNNTSNALQKSIAKLSSGLRINSAADDAAGLAISEKMRAQIRGLDKAVANTQDGISLIQTAEGALSETHSILQRMRELSVQAANDTLTQQDRSYIQVEIDQLNEEITRIGNTTQFNKKKLLNGEAAALWSSDDNETKAIINGGLRTTDQFGQKVSVEGNYKIRVKADPGQGEVQKSDIMKVKHDNVVMNKSVNTDAGVKDVAVDNVAAGSYTLTYRNALQTDDPVLTGSYGLGGYTSTTTTTGTTLNQTTAPVTKISVQTTDGVEIWSTSGADIFGSNGSPVTGSTQGTYFAGGDDSDTGRTFAGVADEIITAARQKGINLTTTFAADSDQVTFTAITNDGSVAPGIKIVYEGGGDSGNPTTGTIAYGTTPTYVPPTDAFALDASGTAVQDNASILFEVTDVNAVNQTVTLKATASILSQNGVSTTATQDNIVLSASSGNSVALTQIFGGDSTDSATITLGSAGIGAISDGAKFVYFVSAQSDNVTPDMAIQVDGIMDSSWEEKWDGGPFNGNSLNYNLNADLVSNTDIHLKSYFLNEKTGVAELGDIKMSTDSTFKNTNGALNTLADETILSSFDAAYIGKVATDDVKLRDLDKFWNSEGVFMLDDAKTITLNQADGKTANVTLYGYDTLGDVAKKLNNAVATGLGQAQYVDDATKFVTFVNGATTDSEAVEGTFLIRSAVPGKEGEITLSGDENILNALSLNTIQKATETTFTVDVSNAHTGETIASNVKVTGNVAHGLIDKNVDIEFSSLKGINASWNSKLNKFVYSSSTQETTLHIADNTTVLQIGANEGEDMAMNIGDMRSHALGLDGVNVMSHDRAARSITIIDNAIDKVSTQRANLGAYQNRLEYTANNLTTASENLTSAESRIRDTDMAKEMMNFTKLNIMLQAGNSMLAQANQQPQNVLSLIR